The Desulfatibacillum aliphaticivorans DSM 15576 genome includes a window with the following:
- a CDS encoding heavy metal translocating P-type ATPase has protein sequence MKPARITLPVTGMTCANCAMNIERGIKKLPGVAEASVNFANEEASFDLDASQTKPQDVINKIESLGFGVPTAKIELPITGMTCANCAANLERSLNKKVPGVVSASVNFASERASVEYVQALTNLDKIVEAVSKAGFEAIRPQEGEEPEDVEAAAREAEIKDQTRKFWVGVVFALPLFIISMSRDFGLIGAWSHQPWVNWFFLALATPVQFYTGWDYYVGGIKSLKNKSANMDVLVAMGSSTAYIYSLALLFFPVLGQHVYFETSAVIITLIKLGKLLEARSKGKTGAAIKELMSLTPDTAVIVDGEDEKEVPVSQVKVGDIVLVRPGARLPVDGKVVWGNSAVDESMLTGEPLPVDKTGGDSVAGGTVNGQGLMKIEATRVGSETALAHIIRMVREAQGSKAPIQALADRVAAVFVPAVIGLAVLTFVLWWTIGGEFVPAMIRFVAVLVIACPCALGLATPTAIMAGTGRGAKHGILFKDSTALQMATDLDVVVLDKTGTITMGKPVVSDVAAFGGLDQEKVLQLAASVESGSEHPLGRAIVEHAKEQGSKLLALAGFEAHGGNGVSADIEGANIVVGKPAWTAAQGVDVQSAQAEIDRLANEGKTVMVVARDKALAGLVAVSDALKPESAEAIKQLHSQGLEVIMLTGDNPQTAKAIASQIGVDNIFAEVLPEQKGDKVKELQGQGKIVAMVGDGINDAPALAIADLGIALGTGTDVAMETADVVLASGKLTGVVSAIGLGRATMRTIKQNLVWAFGYNVVLIPLAAGALAGFAFLPEFLRHLHPILAALAMAMSSISVVTNSLTLYRAKA, from the coding sequence ATGAAACCCGCCAGGATAACCTTACCGGTTACAGGGATGACCTGCGCCAATTGCGCCATGAACATCGAGCGCGGCATTAAAAAGCTGCCCGGAGTGGCCGAGGCGTCGGTGAATTTCGCCAACGAGGAGGCCTCGTTCGACCTGGACGCTTCACAGACCAAGCCCCAGGATGTCATCAATAAAATTGAGAGCCTGGGCTTCGGCGTGCCTACGGCGAAAATTGAACTCCCCATAACCGGCATGACGTGCGCCAATTGCGCCGCCAACCTGGAACGAAGCCTGAACAAAAAGGTCCCCGGGGTGGTGTCGGCGTCCGTAAACTTTGCGTCGGAAAGGGCCTCGGTGGAGTACGTCCAGGCCCTTACCAATCTGGATAAAATAGTCGAAGCGGTTTCCAAGGCCGGGTTCGAGGCCATACGTCCTCAAGAAGGCGAGGAGCCCGAGGATGTGGAAGCCGCAGCCCGTGAAGCGGAAATCAAGGACCAGACCCGCAAGTTTTGGGTGGGGGTGGTTTTTGCCCTGCCTTTGTTCATCATCAGCATGTCCCGCGACTTCGGCCTGATCGGCGCCTGGAGCCATCAGCCTTGGGTGAACTGGTTTTTTCTGGCCCTGGCCACGCCGGTCCAGTTTTATACGGGCTGGGATTATTATGTGGGCGGGATCAAAAGCCTGAAAAACAAGAGCGCCAACATGGACGTTCTGGTGGCCATGGGATCGTCCACGGCCTACATCTACTCCCTGGCCTTGTTGTTTTTTCCGGTCCTGGGACAGCACGTTTATTTTGAAACCTCAGCCGTCATCATCACCCTGATCAAGTTAGGCAAGCTCCTGGAAGCGCGCTCCAAAGGCAAAACCGGCGCAGCCATTAAGGAGCTTATGAGCCTGACTCCCGACACTGCAGTCATCGTGGACGGGGAGGATGAAAAAGAAGTCCCCGTATCCCAGGTCAAGGTCGGAGACATCGTCCTGGTCCGTCCGGGCGCGCGTCTGCCTGTGGACGGCAAGGTGGTGTGGGGCAATTCCGCCGTCGATGAATCCATGCTGACGGGCGAACCTCTGCCTGTGGATAAAACCGGCGGCGACTCCGTGGCGGGCGGCACAGTCAACGGCCAGGGCTTAATGAAAATTGAGGCCACCCGGGTGGGCAGCGAGACCGCACTGGCCCACATCATCCGTATGGTCCGGGAAGCCCAGGGCAGCAAGGCGCCTATCCAGGCTTTGGCCGACAGGGTGGCGGCTGTGTTTGTGCCCGCGGTCATCGGCCTGGCCGTGTTGACATTCGTCCTATGGTGGACCATCGGCGGAGAATTCGTTCCCGCCATGATCCGTTTTGTAGCGGTGCTGGTCATCGCCTGCCCCTGCGCCTTGGGATTGGCCACCCCCACGGCCATCATGGCCGGTACGGGCCGGGGCGCCAAACACGGCATATTGTTCAAGGACAGCACCGCCCTGCAAATGGCCACCGACCTGGACGTGGTGGTTTTGGATAAAACCGGCACCATCACCATGGGCAAGCCCGTGGTTTCCGACGTGGCGGCTTTCGGCGGCCTGGATCAGGAGAAGGTCCTGCAACTGGCGGCCAGCGTGGAATCCGGCTCCGAGCATCCCTTGGGCCGGGCCATTGTGGAGCACGCCAAGGAGCAGGGAAGCAAGCTGCTGGCCCTTGCAGGCTTTGAGGCCCACGGAGGAAACGGCGTGTCCGCCGACATCGAGGGCGCCAATATAGTCGTGGGCAAGCCCGCCTGGACCGCCGCCCAAGGCGTGGACGTCCAAAGCGCCCAGGCTGAGATCGACCGCCTGGCCAATGAGGGAAAAACGGTCATGGTCGTCGCCAGGGATAAAGCCCTGGCCGGCCTGGTTGCGGTGTCCGACGCGCTCAAGCCGGAATCGGCCGAGGCGATCAAGCAACTTCACAGCCAGGGCCTGGAAGTGATCATGCTGACCGGCGACAATCCCCAGACCGCCAAGGCCATCGCCTCGCAAATCGGTGTGGACAATATTTTCGCTGAAGTCCTGCCGGAGCAGAAGGGCGACAAGGTCAAGGAACTCCAGGGCCAGGGAAAAATCGTGGCCATGGTGGGGGACGGCATTAACGACGCTCCGGCTTTGGCCATCGCCGACCTGGGCATCGCTTTGGGTACAGGCACGGACGTAGCCATGGAAACGGCTGACGTGGTGCTGGCCAGCGGCAAGCTGACCGGCGTAGTTTCCGCCATTGGGCTGGGACGGGCCACCATGCGCACCATCAAGCAGAACCTTGTGTGGGCTTTTGGATACAACGTGGTGTTGATTCCCCTGGCCGCCGGGGCGTTGGCCGGATTTGCCTTTTTGCCGGAATTCCTGCGCCACTTGCACCCCATATTGGCGGCCCTTGCCATGGCCATGTCCAGCATTTCGGTGGTGACCAACAGCCTGACATTGTATAGAGCTAAGGCCTGA
- a CDS encoding heavy-metal-associated domain-containing protein, whose product MEEKTFTVPNISCGHCVNAIKEELNEADGVTGVEGDPGSKTIKVKWDSPATEDSIRAILKEINYPAE is encoded by the coding sequence ATGGAAGAAAAAACATTTACCGTACCCAATATTTCCTGCGGTCATTGCGTAAACGCCATCAAAGAGGAACTGAATGAAGCTGACGGCGTGACTGGCGTGGAAGGCGATCCCGGATCCAAGACCATCAAGGTGAAATGGGATTCCCCGGCAACCGAAGACTCTATCAGGGCTATCCTCAAAGAGATCAATTACCCCGCAGAGTAA
- the pgl gene encoding 6-phosphogluconolactonase has protein sequence MIVKEAGPGKTVVIHETPEDLAAYAAEFFLECASSGIRERGRFSAAFSGGKTPVGFFNALAQNHNKTWIAKSRLFQVDERMVSADAADSNQRLIRESLIKPAGFPQERFYSVPVHLKDAAKAAESYEETLQGLMAAAVPPEKGLDFVLLGVGEDGHTASLFPEGVQDYPQEARVHAARSDRHPHDRISLGLPFICAAKNILFLISGESKADVVRNILCDQAPEAPASMVWKKAQQAVMALDHSASGAYLELIA, from the coding sequence ATGATAGTCAAAGAGGCCGGACCCGGCAAGACCGTCGTCATTCATGAAACACCGGAAGACTTGGCCGCTTACGCCGCTGAATTTTTTCTGGAGTGCGCCTCATCCGGCATCCGGGAGCGCGGCCGGTTTTCCGCTGCATTTTCAGGAGGCAAAACGCCTGTTGGTTTTTTCAATGCTCTGGCTCAGAATCATAATAAAACATGGATTGCAAAGTCCCGCCTGTTCCAGGTGGACGAACGCATGGTCTCCGCGGACGCCGCAGACAGCAATCAACGCTTGATCCGGGAGTCGCTCATCAAACCCGCGGGCTTTCCCCAAGAACGGTTTTATTCCGTCCCGGTTCATTTAAAAGACGCGGCAAAGGCTGCGGAATCCTATGAAGAGACGCTGCAAGGCCTTATGGCAGCCGCCGTTCCTCCGGAAAAAGGCCTGGATTTCGTCCTTTTGGGGGTGGGCGAGGACGGCCATACGGCCTCGCTTTTTCCCGAGGGCGTTCAGGACTATCCCCAGGAAGCCCGGGTGCATGCGGCCCGGTCTGATAGGCATCCCCACGACAGAATCAGTCTTGGCCTGCCGTTTATTTGCGCCGCCAAAAACATTCTGTTCTTGATTTCCGGAGAAAGCAAAGCCGACGTCGTTCGCAATATTTTATGCGATCAAGCGCCGGAAGCTCCGGCGTCCATGGTCTGGAAAAAGGCCCAACAGGCTGTTATGGCTCTTGACCACTCCGCCTCCGGCGCCTATCTTGAGTTAATAGCGTGA
- a CDS encoding TIGR04283 family arsenosugar biosynthesis glycosyltransferase, whose protein sequence is MKISVIIPCLNEEKNIRKVLQACRPGAHEIIVVDGGSQDQTVARASGLADLILGSPPGRGRQQSSGARHATGDVLLFLHADTLPPAGFDQEISRMLQNPDIAFGAFSLGTDDSGPAMDLICFGANLRTRLFDMPYGDQAIFVRKEAYWRAGGFADIPLMEEVDLVKKLLRIGGFKLSRARVRSSARRWRQDGHLRRTLGNYSLMLRYQFGAKPEDLHRHYKDNR, encoded by the coding sequence GTGAAAATCTCCGTCATCATTCCGTGCTTGAACGAAGAAAAGAATATCCGCAAAGTCTTGCAGGCCTGCCGGCCCGGCGCCCATGAAATTATTGTGGTGGACGGCGGCAGCCAAGATCAGACTGTTGCCAGAGCAAGCGGATTGGCGGACCTGATTTTAGGCTCTCCGCCTGGGCGGGGCCGTCAGCAATCTTCGGGGGCGCGCCATGCAACCGGGGACGTACTGCTTTTTCTCCACGCCGACACCCTTCCTCCCGCCGGTTTCGACCAGGAGATTTCCCGCATGTTGCAAAACCCGGATATCGCTTTTGGCGCCTTTTCATTGGGGACCGATGACTCCGGCCCGGCCATGGATCTTATTTGCTTTGGCGCCAATTTAAGAACCAGACTGTTTGACATGCCCTACGGAGATCAGGCGATTTTCGTCAGGAAAGAGGCCTATTGGCGGGCCGGAGGATTTGCCGACATTCCTTTGATGGAAGAGGTGGACCTGGTTAAAAAGCTATTGCGGATAGGCGGGTTCAAACTGAGCCGCGCCCGGGTTCGGTCGTCGGCCCGAAGGTGGCGGCAGGACGGGCATCTTCGCAGGACGTTGGGAAATTACTCCCTCATGCTTCGCTATCAATTCGGCGCCAAGCCGGAAGACCTGCACAGGCATTATAAAGACAACAGATAA
- a CDS encoding ferritin-like domain-containing protein, with product MTNFNSVDAILDFAIKNEQEAQKFYAEIAENTTRSGSKALFESFVAEEKRHEEKLKSVKEGQAMAPAAGNVTDLKIADYVVDAPVEPNMDFQKALILAMKKEKAAFMLYTHLANRVEGDLKEIFLSLAQEEAKHKLYFETEYDDHVLTDN from the coding sequence ATGACCAACTTTAATTCAGTGGATGCCATCCTGGATTTCGCCATTAAAAATGAGCAGGAGGCCCAGAAGTTTTACGCAGAAATCGCTGAGAACACAACCAGGTCCGGCTCCAAGGCATTGTTTGAGAGCTTTGTTGCGGAAGAGAAGAGGCATGAAGAAAAGCTCAAGTCTGTCAAGGAAGGCCAGGCCATGGCCCCCGCAGCGGGCAATGTAACGGACCTCAAAATTGCGGATTACGTGGTGGACGCTCCGGTGGAGCCCAACATGGATTTCCAAAAGGCCCTTATTTTGGCCATGAAAAAGGAAAAAGCCGCGTTCATGCTGTACACCCATTTGGCCAATCGGGTGGAAGGGGACCTCAAGGAAATTTTTCTTTCCTTGGCTCAGGAAGAAGCCAAGCATAAGCTGTATTTCGAAACTGAATACGACGACCATGTCCTGACGGACAATTAA
- a CDS encoding AMP-binding protein encodes MIYDSKPWLKSYDSGIAENLEIPQTPLKDYLVKSCFEYPDRAAANYMGTTMTYKDLLEKSGRLATALNQAGYGKGDVVAVCLPNTPQYMISIVGALRAGCAVSGLAPLLMPDEMAYQLNDCGAKALVILDMLFDAKLAPVADKVPNLQKVLVTGVFDPIPGTTDFPKGSPISGKQVSSFFEVINETPDNPPEVTLEMGDPCFLQYTGGTTGPPKGAVLTHGAMFSNVYQFEKWLHVNHGEEVWVSGFPMFHQAGLYVSVCCMAYGGTQCLIPDPRNTDHIIGEIEKYKPTLLVNVPSLYMMLMANEKFKDLDFSTVRGCMSGAAPFPVDAANQLEGIVGKNKMVEVWGMTETSPLITVNPVKNPAKIGSVGLPLPNTKFRIVDLADGWTEVPMGEEGELICSGPQVMQGYLNKPTETTNALREHEGDLWMHTGDVGRMDDDGFVYVVDRAKDMIIVGGFKVFSSEVEDKLYQHPAIEMCALVGLPNPERPDSEIVKLFVQKSAEYADTPDEKVQEEIAAFAKEKLAPYKVPKVYEFVEAIPLTSVGKVNKKILRV; translated from the coding sequence ATGATTTACGATTCCAAACCCTGGCTAAAATCTTATGACTCCGGCATTGCTGAAAACCTGGAAATTCCCCAAACCCCCTTAAAGGATTATCTGGTCAAATCCTGTTTTGAGTATCCTGACCGGGCGGCGGCGAATTACATGGGAACGACCATGACCTATAAGGATCTGCTGGAGAAATCGGGAAGATTAGCCACGGCCCTCAACCAGGCGGGATACGGCAAAGGCGACGTAGTAGCCGTGTGCCTGCCCAACACGCCCCAGTACATGATCTCCATTGTTGGAGCCCTGCGCGCTGGATGCGCGGTTTCCGGCCTGGCGCCCTTGCTCATGCCTGATGAAATGGCCTATCAGTTGAACGATTGCGGCGCCAAAGCCCTGGTTATTCTGGACATGTTGTTCGACGCCAAACTGGCGCCGGTTGCGGACAAGGTCCCCAACCTGCAAAAAGTGCTGGTCACCGGCGTGTTCGATCCCATCCCCGGAACCACGGATTTCCCCAAAGGCTCGCCCATCAGCGGCAAGCAGGTGAGCAGCTTTTTTGAAGTGATCAATGAAACCCCGGACAATCCGCCCGAGGTTACGCTTGAAATGGGCGATCCGTGCTTTTTGCAATACACCGGCGGCACCACCGGGCCTCCCAAGGGCGCCGTATTGACCCATGGCGCCATGTTCAGCAACGTGTACCAGTTTGAAAAATGGCTGCACGTAAATCACGGCGAAGAGGTCTGGGTCTCGGGCTTCCCCATGTTCCATCAGGCCGGCCTGTATGTGAGCGTTTGCTGCATGGCTTACGGCGGAACCCAATGCCTGATCCCGGATCCCCGCAACACGGATCATATTATCGGGGAGATTGAAAAATATAAGCCCACCCTGCTTGTCAACGTGCCCTCTTTGTACATGATGCTCATGGCCAACGAAAAATTCAAAGATCTGGACTTCTCTACGGTCAGGGGCTGCATGTCAGGCGCGGCGCCCTTCCCCGTGGATGCGGCCAACCAACTGGAAGGCATCGTAGGCAAAAACAAGATGGTCGAAGTATGGGGCATGACCGAAACCAGCCCGCTCATCACGGTCAACCCGGTGAAAAACCCGGCCAAAATCGGCTCCGTAGGCCTGCCTTTGCCTAACACCAAATTCCGCATTGTGGATCTGGCCGACGGATGGACCGAAGTTCCCATGGGCGAGGAAGGCGAACTCATCTGCAGCGGCCCCCAGGTTATGCAGGGATACCTGAACAAACCCACGGAAACCACCAACGCCTTGCGGGAGCATGAGGGCGATCTCTGGATGCATACCGGCGACGTAGGCCGCATGGACGACGACGGATTCGTTTACGTGGTTGACCGTGCCAAAGACATGATCATTGTCGGCGGGTTCAAGGTGTTTTCCTCGGAAGTGGAAGACAAGCTGTATCAGCATCCGGCCATTGAAATGTGCGCCCTTGTCGGCCTGCCCAATCCTGAAAGGCCGGACAGCGAAATCGTCAAGCTCTTCGTCCAGAAAAGTGCGGAGTACGCGGATACGCCTGACGAAAAGGTCCAGGAAGAAATCGCAGCATTCGCCAAGGAAAAACTGGCGCCTTACAAGGTTCCCAAGGTGTATGAATTTGTTGAAGCCATCCCGCTGACCAGCGTGGGTAAGGTCAACAAGAAGATTTTGCGCGTGTAG
- a CDS encoding TVP38/TMEM64 family protein has product MKPGTVKKIIVAGILVALAASFFIFDLGRFMSLEYVKSSQASLTQLYSEHPVSVIGTYMLIYIAVTGLSLPGAVVLSLAGGALFGLLTGLVVISFASTIGATLACAVSRFLLRSWVQEKVGHRLEKINQGVEREGAFYLFTLRLVPAFPFWMINLAMGLTRMRLRTFYWVSQVGMLPGTIVFVNAGKELGKIDSLSGILSPSLIVSFIILGVFPITVKKLLELYRRRAGLTPPGADSGEGK; this is encoded by the coding sequence ATGAAGCCAGGGACGGTGAAAAAAATAATCGTGGCAGGGATCTTGGTTGCGCTTGCAGCCTCGTTTTTTATCTTTGATCTTGGCCGCTTCATGAGCCTGGAGTACGTCAAATCCTCCCAGGCGAGCCTGACCCAGTTGTACAGCGAGCATCCCGTCTCAGTCATCGGGACGTACATGCTCATTTATATAGCTGTAACAGGCCTCTCCCTGCCGGGCGCCGTTGTGCTTTCCCTGGCGGGAGGGGCCTTGTTCGGCCTGTTGACCGGCCTGGTCGTCATTTCGTTCGCCAGCACCATAGGCGCAACGCTGGCCTGTGCGGTCTCCCGGTTTTTACTAAGATCCTGGGTGCAGGAAAAAGTCGGACATCGCCTGGAGAAGATCAACCAGGGCGTGGAGCGTGAAGGGGCGTTTTATCTGTTCACCCTGCGCCTGGTCCCGGCTTTTCCGTTTTGGATGATCAACCTTGCCATGGGCCTGACCAGAATGCGGTTGCGCACCTTTTATTGGGTCTCCCAGGTTGGCATGCTTCCGGGCACCATCGTGTTTGTCAACGCAGGCAAGGAACTGGGCAAGATAGACTCCCTGTCCGGCATTTTGTCTCCCAGCCTGATTGTTTCGTTCATCATTTTAGGCGTTTTCCCCATCACCGTAAAAAAACTGCTGGAACTCTACCGCAGGCGTGCAGGCCTAACGCCTCCGGGCGCCGATTCCGGCGAAGGGAAATAG
- a CDS encoding TIGR04282 family arsenosugar biosynthesis glycosyltransferase, whose amino-acid sequence MESPCALIFFMRNPVPGKVKTRLAAGIGDEAACDLYASFVQDMLSMLERTGGEIHVFFWPPEEPPQMKTPYPLHPQKGASLGERMQNAFEEIFSQGYDKALLMGSDIPDLPMDIIQEAEKLLEENACVLGPSEDGGYFLVGFTKKGFFPSIFSGPEWGTSKVLAQTLDVLQQSRIPCGLTTPWKDVDDLEDLKILLQRLSRGEAAAGETLHKLEELRRTHPQILD is encoded by the coding sequence ATGGAATCCCCCTGCGCCCTGATTTTTTTTATGCGCAATCCTGTCCCGGGCAAGGTGAAAACCCGCCTGGCCGCCGGGATAGGCGATGAAGCCGCTTGCGACCTTTACGCCTCTTTCGTCCAGGACATGCTGTCCATGCTGGAGCGTACAGGCGGGGAGATACACGTTTTTTTTTGGCCTCCGGAAGAACCGCCGCAAATGAAAACTCCTTATCCCTTGCATCCCCAGAAAGGGGCCTCCCTGGGAGAGAGAATGCAAAACGCCTTTGAGGAGATTTTCAGCCAGGGCTATGATAAGGCCTTGCTCATGGGCAGCGACATCCCGGATTTGCCCATGGATATCATCCAGGAAGCGGAGAAACTTCTGGAGGAAAACGCCTGCGTGTTGGGGCCTTCGGAGGACGGCGGTTATTTTCTGGTGGGATTCACCAAGAAAGGCTTTTTTCCCTCCATCTTTTCCGGCCCTGAATGGGGAACCAGCAAGGTCCTGGCGCAAACCCTGGATGTTCTGCAGCAAAGCCGCATCCCCTGCGGCCTGACCACACCCTGGAAAGATGTGGACGACCTTGAGGACCTGAAAATCTTACTCCAAAGACTTTCCCGAGGAGAGGCGGCAGCCGGGGAGACATTGCACAAATTGGAAGAATTGCGGCGCACCCATCCGCAGATTTTGGATTAG
- the zwf gene encoding glucose-6-phosphate dehydrogenase: protein MMSDSGPAAQGGQQPVDPCVLPLGTQGARDYPFIMIMFGGAGDLARKKLAPTLFRPYRDNLLAHDFRVIGFARTNLNSAEYRAMIKESVIKHCEDPAPEDMLNEFVSHFEFISANFEDDSKYEEVRAAVEKGLPGVSQENLNLLHYLAAPPDSAPVIIDRLKHHGLAQGPGRVRVIMEKPFGGDRASARALNQRVLNAFDENQVFRIDHYLGKETVQNLMFFRFGNNVFEPLWNRNYVDHVQITAAEDIGIETRGNFYEQAGVVRDIIQNHMLQLAAHTAMEPPASFDADAVRDEKFKIYKSFRKVDEEYLRHNMVRGQYGPGRYGEQAVPGYREEANVAKDSVSPTFFAGKFYIDNWRWSGVPFYLRAGKRLNKRITEIYVEFKQPPLKLMGSACQDAPNALHLQIQPEESIILRFNAKQPGVGNIPHPSLLEFNYSKAFQTASYPPYARLLLDCLRGDLTLFARQDGVEAMWSVVDPIIQYWEDNPPANFPNYKAGTWGPADADELMGRDGRRWRDFA, encoded by the coding sequence ATGATGAGTGATTCCGGCCCGGCCGCCCAAGGCGGCCAACAGCCTGTGGATCCGTGCGTCCTGCCCCTGGGAACTCAGGGCGCCAGGGACTATCCTTTTATCATGATCATGTTCGGCGGCGCCGGAGACCTTGCCCGGAAAAAGCTGGCGCCAACTTTATTCCGGCCCTACAGGGACAACCTCCTGGCCCACGACTTTCGCGTCATCGGGTTTGCCAGGACAAATCTTAACTCCGCGGAGTACCGGGCGATGATCAAGGAATCCGTGATCAAGCATTGCGAAGACCCTGCCCCGGAAGACATGTTGAACGAGTTTGTCAGCCATTTTGAATTCATCTCCGCCAATTTTGAAGACGACTCCAAATACGAGGAAGTAAGAGCCGCCGTCGAGAAAGGACTGCCTGGGGTTTCGCAAGAAAACCTCAATCTGCTCCATTACCTGGCGGCGCCGCCCGATTCAGCGCCTGTGATTATCGACAGGCTGAAGCATCACGGTTTGGCCCAAGGACCGGGCCGCGTTCGGGTGATCATGGAAAAGCCCTTTGGCGGGGACAGGGCGTCGGCCCGGGCCCTCAACCAAAGGGTGCTAAATGCCTTTGACGAAAACCAGGTGTTTCGCATCGACCATTACCTGGGCAAGGAAACCGTCCAGAACCTCATGTTTTTCCGGTTCGGCAACAACGTGTTCGAGCCCTTATGGAACCGGAATTACGTGGATCATGTCCAGATCACCGCAGCCGAGGACATCGGCATAGAAACCCGCGGAAACTTCTACGAGCAGGCGGGAGTGGTTCGGGACATCATCCAGAACCACATGCTGCAACTGGCCGCCCATACCGCCATGGAGCCGCCCGCCAGCTTTGACGCGGACGCGGTGCGGGACGAAAAATTCAAGATATACAAGAGCTTCCGAAAAGTGGATGAGGAGTATCTGCGTCACAACATGGTTCGGGGCCAGTACGGCCCTGGACGATACGGCGAACAGGCCGTTCCGGGATATCGGGAAGAAGCGAATGTGGCTAAGGATTCCGTCTCGCCCACTTTTTTCGCCGGCAAGTTTTATATCGACAATTGGCGCTGGTCCGGGGTGCCGTTTTACTTACGGGCTGGTAAAAGGCTGAACAAGCGGATCACGGAAATCTATGTGGAGTTCAAGCAGCCGCCCTTAAAACTCATGGGCTCGGCCTGTCAGGACGCTCCAAACGCTTTGCACCTTCAAATTCAGCCGGAGGAATCCATCATCCTGCGATTTAACGCCAAACAGCCGGGGGTGGGAAACATTCCCCATCCTTCTTTGCTGGAGTTCAACTATTCCAAGGCCTTTCAGACCGCCAGCTATCCTCCCTACGCGCGTCTGCTGTTGGATTGCCTGCGGGGCGACCTCACGCTTTTTGCAAGGCAGGACGGCGTGGAAGCCATGTGGAGCGTGGTGGACCCCATCATTCAATATTGGGAGGATAATCCGCCCGCAAACTTCCCCAATTACAAGGCCGGAACCTGGGGGCCCGCGGACGCGGACGAATTGATGGGGCGGGACGGCAGGCGTTGGAGAGATTTTGCATGA
- a CDS encoding dihydrolipoyl dehydrogenase family protein, translating into MADYDIGIIGGGAGGLTAASGAAQLGAKTLLVEKEPLLGGDCLHFGCVPSKTLIKSAKVYHYMKIAQDFGLPAVDLPPVDFSQIAARIAGVIQTIQRHDSEERFCSLGAKVLFGEPFFSDEHTIDLDGKKITADHWVIATGSSAMIPPIPGLDQCPHLTNRDIFFLQELPESMIVLGGGPIGIEMSQAFARLGCQVTVVERNTQILGPEDADMAAIVQEVLEKEGVAFRLGCTAQEVKDLGSGRQLVIQTEDGRSETIEAKDILVALGRKANVEGLNLDALAIKHSPRGMPVDKRCRTKHKHIYAVGDCNGGLQFTHVAGYEGGIALSNAILHLPRKADYTWVPWCTYTDPEIGSIGMNEKRARAAGIEPKVIIEEFSGNDRALAEGQSKGCFKLVLDEKEKPIGVQVVGPEAGNIINQWVGIMNGKVKLSTVAGAIHPYPTLAEISKRAAGNVFAPKLYSEKVKKTLKFFFNLKGRACSLDSLDE; encoded by the coding sequence ATGGCAGATTACGACATCGGCATTATCGGCGGCGGCGCGGGAGGGCTGACAGCGGCCTCGGGCGCGGCCCAATTGGGCGCCAAGACTTTGCTGGTTGAAAAGGAGCCCCTGCTGGGCGGCGACTGCCTCCATTTTGGGTGCGTGCCTTCCAAGACCCTGATCAAATCGGCCAAAGTCTATCATTACATGAAGATCGCCCAGGACTTCGGCCTGCCCGCCGTGGATTTGCCGCCCGTGGATTTTTCCCAAATCGCGGCGCGCATCGCCGGGGTGATTCAAACCATCCAAAGGCACGATTCCGAAGAGCGCTTTTGCTCCCTGGGCGCCAAGGTGCTGTTCGGGGAGCCTTTTTTTTCGGATGAACACACCATTGACCTGGATGGAAAGAAAATTACGGCCGATCATTGGGTGATCGCCACTGGGTCGTCAGCCATGATTCCGCCCATACCGGGCCTGGATCAATGCCCGCACTTAACCAATCGAGACATTTTTTTCCTCCAGGAGCTTCCGGAGTCCATGATCGTTTTGGGCGGCGGCCCCATAGGCATTGAAATGAGCCAGGCTTTCGCCCGCCTGGGCTGCCAGGTTACGGTGGTGGAGCGAAACACCCAGATTTTAGGGCCGGAAGACGCGGACATGGCCGCCATTGTCCAGGAGGTTCTGGAAAAGGAGGGCGTGGCTTTTCGGCTTGGTTGCACGGCCCAGGAAGTTAAGGACCTGGGAAGCGGCAGGCAACTGGTCATTCAAACGGAAGACGGCCGGTCCGAAACCATTGAAGCCAAGGATATTCTGGTCGCCTTAGGCCGCAAGGCCAATGTGGAGGGCCTGAACCTGGACGCTTTGGCCATCAAACATTCCCCCCGGGGGATGCCCGTGGACAAGCGCTGCCGGACCAAGCACAAGCACATTTACGCAGTGGGCGATTGCAACGGCGGCCTGCAATTCACCCACGTGGCCGGTTACGAAGGGGGCATAGCCCTGTCCAACGCCATTTTGCATTTGCCCCGAAAGGCGGACTACACCTGGGTCCCCTGGTGCACATACACGGACCCGGAAATCGGATCCATCGGCATGAACGAAAAACGGGCCAGGGCAGCGGGCATTGAGCCTAAGGTGATTATCGAAGAGTTTTCCGGCAATGACCGGGCTTTGGCCGAAGGCCAGTCTAAAGGCTGCTTTAAACTGGTTCTGGACGAAAAGGAAAAGCCTATTGGAGTCCAGGTCGTAGGGCCGGAGGCGGGAAACATCATCAACCAGTGGGTGGGGATCATGAACGGCAAGGTCAAGCTCTCCACCGTGGCGGGCGCCATCCATCCGTACCCGACCCTGGCTGAGATCAGCAAAAGAGCCGCCGGTAACGTGTTCGCGCCCAAACTCTATTCCGAAAAAGTGAAAAAGACTCTGAAATTCTTCTTTAACCTCAAGGGGCGGGCATGCTCCCTGGATTCTTTGGATGAGTAG